The Caproicibacterium lactatifermentans genome contains a region encoding:
- a CDS encoding PLP-dependent aminotransferase family protein, with the protein MDYHFSDRVKALKPSAIREIFKYAADPEVISLSAGNPAPEAFPVEAIRRCSDDLLREQPIDALQYSVTEGLPALREDVTAFLQKHCGIHTPGDSVLITSGAQQIMDLFGKSVLNEGDTVVCEEPSFIGALNSFRSYHAVLKGVPMQEDGMDLTKLEDILKSDRKVQFIYTIPNFQNPTGLTTSWEKRRGIYDLAKKYDVLILEDNPYGDLRFAGENIPSIKTLDTEGRVLYSGTFSKTISPGMRVGFAAGGSTLLQKMVVCKQGSDVHTNIWSQHVIHRFLHGWDFEKHLCGLRKIYAKKYAVAEKALQETAPLLQYRPIQGGLFIWCTLPASIPMIDYCKQAVLHKVCVVPGNAFLTDENTPCQSFRINYSSPTDEDLARGISILGKLAADWPV; encoded by the coding sequence ATGGACTACCATTTCTCCGACCGTGTCAAAGCCCTGAAGCCCTCAGCGATTCGTGAAATTTTCAAATATGCTGCTGACCCGGAGGTTATCTCCCTTTCTGCCGGCAACCCCGCACCGGAAGCTTTTCCGGTAGAGGCCATTCGCCGCTGCAGCGATGACCTCCTGCGGGAGCAGCCCATTGATGCACTGCAATACAGTGTAACCGAGGGCCTGCCCGCCCTGCGGGAAGACGTGACCGCCTTTCTGCAAAAGCACTGCGGCATTCACACGCCCGGTGACAGTGTCCTCATTACCAGCGGTGCCCAGCAGATTATGGACCTGTTCGGCAAATCCGTCCTTAACGAGGGAGATACTGTCGTTTGTGAAGAGCCAAGTTTCATCGGTGCCCTCAACTCGTTCCGTTCTTACCATGCTGTACTGAAAGGCGTACCCATGCAGGAAGACGGCATGGACCTCACCAAATTAGAGGATATTCTGAAAAGTGACCGGAAAGTTCAGTTTATTTACACAATCCCCAACTTTCAGAACCCAACCGGCCTGACAACCAGCTGGGAAAAGCGCCGCGGCATTTACGACCTCGCCAAAAAATACGATGTTTTGATTTTGGAGGACAACCCTTATGGTGACCTGCGCTTTGCGGGTGAGAATATTCCTTCTATTAAAACACTGGATACAGAAGGACGTGTCCTCTACTCCGGCACATTCAGCAAGACCATCTCCCCCGGTATGCGTGTCGGCTTTGCCGCTGGCGGCAGCACGTTGCTGCAGAAGATGGTCGTCTGCAAACAGGGCAGTGATGTACACACCAACATCTGGAGTCAGCATGTCATCCACCGCTTCCTACATGGCTGGGATTTTGAAAAGCATTTGTGTGGACTGCGGAAAATTTACGCCAAAAAATATGCGGTTGCTGAAAAAGCCCTGCAGGAAACCGCACCGCTGCTGCAGTATCGGCCGATTCAGGGTGGCCTGTTCATTTGGTGCACACTGCCTGCATCCATTCCGATGATTGATTACTGTAAGCAGGCCGTTCTGCATAAAGTGTGTGTCGTTCCCGGCAACGCTTTCCTCACCGATGAAAACACACCCTGCCAGAGTTTCCGCATCAACTATTCTTCTCCAACAGATGAGGACCTCGCACGTGGCATTTCCATTCTTGGCAAACTGGCTGCCGACTGGCCCGTATAA
- a CDS encoding lysylphosphatidylglycerol synthase transmembrane domain-containing protein, with protein sequence MKRFFRALRKHLFTVIVLAVTMAILLFSLFKEESISQLGHILSTLDPFWILLAFGTLVVTWVLEGLCNWLLCRHLYPSWTYGRSFMIGITGIFYSAITPFSSGGQPMQIYYMSKMGMKPGKSAAIISSKTITHQTTALTFSLLLVATKLSFFVENVTHLTMFTIFGLVTNIIFIAAVVLVSVNAGFIYRLLHTCLKGLNKIHIVKNPEELYQTIIKQLDSFHAGFKTMGKNCGRLYVLVCSITIVQLIFGSLDTYCIYRAFHLHGASVWLIIAAEVFAATVVAFVPLPGGSGGAEISFKAFCTIFFGSLTTPAILVWRLITYYGTILFGYILVLLGSRRYVGTRPPDEQLIEKKAA encoded by the coding sequence ATGAAACGTTTTTTCAGGGCCCTTCGAAAACACCTTTTTACCGTCATTGTTCTGGCCGTGACCATGGCCATTCTTTTATTTTCTCTTTTTAAAGAAGAAAGCATTTCACAGCTAGGCCATATTCTCAGTACGCTGGACCCATTTTGGATTCTGCTGGCTTTCGGCACACTGGTCGTCACATGGGTACTGGAAGGCCTGTGCAACTGGCTTTTGTGCCGTCATTTGTATCCAAGCTGGACTTATGGGCGCTCCTTCATGATTGGCATTACGGGCATTTTTTACTCCGCCATCACACCATTTTCCTCTGGCGGACAACCCATGCAGATTTACTATATGTCCAAAATGGGAATGAAGCCCGGTAAAAGCGCCGCTATTATCTCCTCTAAAACGATTACACATCAAACAACGGCGCTGACTTTTTCCCTGCTGCTGGTGGCGACCAAGCTTTCTTTTTTCGTAGAAAACGTAACACATCTGACAATGTTTACAATTTTCGGGCTTGTCACAAATATTATCTTCATTGCAGCAGTGGTTCTGGTTTCCGTAAACGCTGGCTTCATCTACCGGCTTCTGCACACCTGCTTGAAAGGGCTGAACAAAATTCATATCGTAAAAAATCCGGAAGAGCTGTACCAAACCATTATTAAACAGCTGGACTCTTTCCATGCCGGATTTAAAACCATGGGGAAAAACTGTGGCCGGCTGTATGTCCTTGTCTGCTCCATCACGATTGTACAGCTGATTTTTGGCAGCTTGGACACTTACTGCATTTACCGTGCTTTCCACCTGCACGGTGCCTCCGTATGGCTGATTATCGCAGCTGAGGTTTTCGCTGCAACCGTTGTCGCATTTGTTCCGCTGCCGGGTGGCTCCGGCGGCGCGGAAATTTCCTTTAAAGCGTTCTGCACCATCTTCTTCGGCTCTCTCACCACGCCTGCTATTCTGGTTTGGCGTCTGATTACCTATTACGGAACCATTCTGTTCGGTTATATATTGGTACTGCTGGGTTCCCGCCGGTACGTCGGCACCCGACCACCGGACGAACAGCTGATTGAAAAGAAAGCAGCCTAA
- the trpS gene encoding tryptophan--tRNA ligase, with the protein MEQQTPERKKRIFSAIQPSGDITLGNYLGALKNWVSLQDSYDCIFALADLHTITVRQKPADLRHHTLNAYALLLACGIDPKRSLFFLQSHVPAHSQLAWILNCYTQFGELQRMTQFKDKSKKHADNVNAGLFTYPSLMAADILLYQTDFVPVGEDQTQHLELTRNIAERFNNAYSPTFTLPAAFVGKEGKRIMSLQDPSHKMSKSDENVNGCVYVLDKPDDIMRKFKRAITDSEASVHYGEGKDGINNLMEIYSCITGETFDQIEHDFSGKGYGDFKAAVGEAVIEHLRPIQERFAQYSSDRDYMEQYWNDGAEKAARIANRTLQKVMKKVGFIPPHRS; encoded by the coding sequence ATGGAACAACAAACGCCAGAACGCAAGAAGCGCATTTTCAGCGCGATTCAGCCAAGCGGTGACATCACCCTGGGCAACTATCTGGGCGCATTAAAAAACTGGGTATCCCTGCAGGACAGCTATGACTGCATCTTTGCTTTGGCAGACCTGCACACAATCACCGTCCGGCAAAAGCCAGCCGACCTGCGTCACCACACATTAAATGCCTATGCCCTGCTGCTGGCCTGCGGCATTGACCCCAAACGCAGCCTGTTTTTCCTGCAGAGCCATGTGCCGGCTCATTCGCAGCTGGCATGGATTCTGAACTGCTACACACAGTTCGGGGAACTGCAGCGCATGACACAGTTTAAAGATAAATCCAAAAAGCACGCTGATAATGTAAACGCCGGTCTGTTCACTTATCCCAGCCTGATGGCAGCGGACATTCTGCTGTATCAGACGGACTTTGTCCCGGTCGGTGAGGACCAGACACAGCATCTGGAACTTACCCGCAACATTGCCGAACGCTTCAACAACGCCTACTCCCCCACCTTCACCCTGCCCGCGGCTTTCGTTGGCAAAGAAGGTAAGCGCATTATGAGCCTGCAGGACCCGTCCCATAAAATGAGCAAGAGCGACGAAAACGTAAACGGCTGTGTCTATGTGCTGGACAAGCCGGACGACATTATGCGCAAATTCAAGCGCGCCATTACGGACAGCGAAGCAAGTGTCCACTATGGCGAGGGCAAGGACGGCATCAACAACTTAATGGAGATTTACTCCTGTATCACCGGTGAAACCTTCGACCAGATTGAACATGATTTTTCCGGAAAAGGATATGGGGACTTTAAGGCAGCTGTCGGTGAAGCTGTCATTGAGCACCTGCGTCCCATTCAGGAACGCTTTGCCCAGTACAGCAGTGACCGCGATTATATGGAACAGTACTGGAACGACGGTGCCGAAAAAGCTGCCCGCATCGCCAACCGCACCCTGCAGAAAGTCATGAAAAAAGTCGGCTTTATTCCGCCGCATCGTTCATAA